A window of Candidatus Hydrogenedentota bacterium genomic DNA:
GAGCAGCACCATCTCCCCCTTTGGAAAGGCCCGGTAGCACGCGCGGAGGGCGCGCAGAATCACGTCGCCCGCCGCCGCGCGCAGGGTCTCCCGCACCTCCGCGGGATACGCGTCCCAGTCGGGGTCAAACAGGAAGCCCGATCCGGGCGCCTCCAAAAACACCCCGCGCAGTCCCGTCTCGCGGCAGAACTCCCCCGCCAGCGCGAAGGCCCCCGCCAGCGCGGCGGCGCGCCCCTTGTCGGAGAACCACGGGACCCCGACATCCAGCGTCACATGCAGGTAATTCTGGTCGAGTCCCTCATGGGAAAGCCGGAGCACGGCGAGGCGGGCCTCGTCCAGACGCAGCCGCCAATCGCGCGGATACGCGGACACCGGGGAGGGGGACGGCGGCGCGGGTTCCGCCGCCCGCGCGAAGAGGTCGTCAAGAAACCCCTGGAAGACAAAGCCCCGGAACCCGAGGGAAAGGAAGTGGTCCGCGTGGTTCGCCGCCCAGGTCGCGTTCACCGGCGCCGCAAGCACCGGCGCCGCAAGGGCACCGGGTCCGGGCTCGCCCCCCGCGCAGAACGCGGCGGACGCGGACAGCAGAAGAAGAATCGCCGGACCGATGGAGCGCATGATCCCGCCAAACCCAAAGGAGTGCATTGGGCTCATCTTGGCACGCGGCGCGCCTCCGGAGCAAACGGAACTTTCCGCTTGCCCCGGCGCACGGCGGACGGTAAGGGGCGGACGGGTCAGGAGCTGACCGCCGCCGCCTTCATCACGTTGACCGCCTGGGGGCCCTTGTTGCCCTCGACCAGTTCGTAGGAGACTTCCTCGCCCTCTGCAAGGGTGCGAAACCCTTCCATCTGGATGGCGGAATGGTGGACGAACACATCCTTCCCGCCTTCCTGGGCAATGAAGCCGTACCCCTTCTGGTCATTGAACCACTTGACCTTCCCAACCATTCGCTCGTCGGACTCGGGCATAGCACCCACCCTACCCGCTCTGCGGTCCGCCCCCGCCGCGCACCACGCGGGGGCAACACCGCACGTCACTCCACAGACGTGCCCAGGTGCGCGGGATTAGTCTACCCCAGCGTCCTGGATTTGTCAATAAGATTATTATTCGTTTTATGAACAGAACCGGGGTCCCCCGGAAGACGCTTGCCGGGGGGGACTGGGTGGACAGAGTGGACAGCATGGACGGGATGGACAGGATGGACGTTGTGGACAGAGAGAACAAGCCCGGACGGGGGGCCTCCTTCTCTTTCCCGTCCATAGCGTCCATAACGTCCATAGAGTCCATTCCGTCCATCGCGCTTCCCCGCCCCCCGCGCTGATTGCATCGCGCCCCTCCCTGTGGCACAATGGGGCGCCCCCGCCCCCCGCAATCCGGCGGGACAACACAGGAAAGGCCTTTCTCCCATGAGCGCGAAGGAACTGAAAGTCATCAATCCCTGGGACGAGTCCGTAAGCGTGACACTTCCCATGATTACCATTGACGATGCCGACTGGGTGGCCTCACGGGCGCGGGCCGCCTTTGAGGGGTGGCGTTGGTCGTCCCCCGCGGAACGCCGCGCGCTGTGCGAGGGATTCGTCCGCGAATTTGAGGCGCTGAAGGAGCAGACGGCGGCGGACCTCACGCGGCAGACGGGCAAGCCGCTCTCCCAGTCCCTCGGCGAGGTGAACGGCACGCTGGACCGCGCGCGGCACATGATCGCCATCGCGGAGGAGGCGCTGGCCGACGAGTATCTGCCCGAGAAGCCGTGCTTCGTCCGCTACATCCGCCACGAGCCCCTGGGCGTCGTGCTGGACATCGCGGCGTGGAACTACCCCCTGCTCATCGCGGTGAACGTCGTGGTGCCCGCGGTCCTCGCGGGGAACTCGGTCATCATCAAGCATTCGAGCAAGACCCCCCTCTGCGGGAAGGCCTTCGTGGAGGCCTTCCGCCGCGCGGGCGCGCCCGACGGCCTGGTGCAGGACGTGGTGGCGGACCACGCGGTGACGGACCACCTGATCCGCCACCCCGAGGTGGCCTTTGTCTCGTTCACGGGCTCCGTGCGCGGCGGCCACGAGGTGGTCCAGAGCGCCTCGGGCCGCTTCATCGGCACGGGCCTCGAGCTGGGCGGCAAGGACCCGGCCTATGTCTGCGCCGACGCGCCCTTCGACTTCTCGGTGGAGAACACCATGGACGGCGCGTTCTACAACGCCGGCCAGTCCTGCTGCGCCGTGGAGCGCATCTATGTCGAGCGGCCCATCTACGACCGCTTCGTGGAGGCCTTCGTCGAGAAGACCCGCGCCTACCGCCTTGGCGACCCCCTGGACGCCGCGACCTCCATCGGGCCGCTGGCGGCCAAGGGCCAGCCCGCGTTCCTCGCGGGGCAGGTCGCCGACGCCGTCGCGCGCGGCGGGCGCCTCGTGGTGGACCCCGCGTCGTTCGACACGCCCAAGCAGGGGTGGTTCTACGCCCCGGCCGTCGTGGCCGACGCGCCGCAGGACTCCGCCCTCATGGCGGAGGAGAGCTTCGGCCCCGTCATCGGCATCCTGCCGGTCTCGGGCGACGAGGAGGCCATCCGCCTCATGAACGACAGTGCCTACGGCCTCACGGCCTCCATCTGGACCTCGGACCCGGAGCGCGCGGCCCGCGTCGGCGCCCGCGTCGAGACGGGCACCTTCTTCATGAACCGCTGCGACTTCCTCGACCCGGCCCTGCCGTGGACGGGCGTGAAGGACACGGGGCGCGGCGCGACCCTCTCGCGCTACGGCCTGCTCCAGCTCACCCAGCTCAAGAGCATGCACCTGCGCGTCGAGCTGCCGAAGTAACCCGCGCGGCCCCGGCGCGCCCCAAAGGGAACGGATGGCCCTGCTGACGGTGGACAACCTGCGGACGTGGTTCCACACGCGGGACGGCGTCGCGCGCGCCGTGGACGGCATCTCGTTCCATGTGGACCCGGGCGAGGCCCTCGGCGTGGTCGGCGAGTCGGGCTGCGGCAAGTCCGTCACCTTCCTCTCCCTGCTGGGCCTGCTGCCGTCGCCCCCCGCCCGCGTGGAAAGCGGCACCGCCCTCTTCGAGGGCGGCGACCTGCTGAAGGCGTCGCCCGCCGAACTGCGCCGCGTCCGCGGACGCCGCATCGGCATGGTGTTCCAGGACCCCATGACCGCCCTCAACCCCTACATGACCGTCGGCGCGCAGGTGGCCGAGCCACTCATCGTCCACGGCGGACTCGGCCGCGCCGACGCCCGCGCGCAGGCCCTGGAGGCTCTCGAGGCCGTCGGCCTCAACGACGCCGCCCAGCGCATGGACCTGCACCCCCACGCCTTCTCCGGCGGCATGCGCCAGCGCGTCATGATCGCCATGGCCCTCGTCACCCGCCCCCCCCTCCTCATCGCCGACGAGCCCACCACGGCCCTCGACGTCACCATCCAGGCCCAGATCCTCGACCAGTTGCGCGAACTCCAGGCGCGCGGCGGCATGGCCGTCGTCCTCATCACCCACGACCTCGGCGTCGTCGCGTCCTTCTGCCGCCGCGTCCTCGTCATGTACGCCGGACACATCGTCGAGTCCGCCGCCGTGGAGGACCTCTTCGCCGCCCCGCTCCACCCCTACACCCGCGCCCTCATGGCCTCCCTCCCCGGCACCCGGCCCGCCGGCGCCCGCCTCACCCCCATCACCGGACGCCCCCCCGACCCCCGCCGCCTCCCCAAAGGATGCGCCTTCGCCCCCCGCTGCCCCCAAGCCATCCCCCAATGCCACCAAAGCCCCCCCGAACTCAAAGAACACACCCCGAACCACGCCGCCGCCTGCTATAGGGCAGGGGAAGGGAGTCCGGAGTCTGGAGTCCGGAGCTCTCTTCCTGAAGCCTGAAGACTCTCTTCCACCCAAGCCTCCAGACTCCAAACTCCAGACTCTCCCCCTCTTCCGCCCAAGCCTCCAGACTCCAGACTCCAGACTCTCCCCCTCTTCCACCCAAGCCTCCAGACTCCAGACTCCAGACTCTCCCCCTCCTCCCCGCGCCTTTGCGCCT
This region includes:
- a CDS encoding cold shock domain-containing protein, encoding MVGKVKWFNDQKGYGFIAQEGGKDVFVHHSAIQMEGFRTLAEGEEVSYELVEGNKGPQAVNVMKAAAVSS
- a CDS encoding aldehyde dehydrogenase family protein, which translates into the protein MSAKELKVINPWDESVSVTLPMITIDDADWVASRARAAFEGWRWSSPAERRALCEGFVREFEALKEQTAADLTRQTGKPLSQSLGEVNGTLDRARHMIAIAEEALADEYLPEKPCFVRYIRHEPLGVVLDIAAWNYPLLIAVNVVVPAVLAGNSVIIKHSSKTPLCGKAFVEAFRRAGAPDGLVQDVVADHAVTDHLIRHPEVAFVSFTGSVRGGHEVVQSASGRFIGTGLELGGKDPAYVCADAPFDFSVENTMDGAFYNAGQSCCAVERIYVERPIYDRFVEAFVEKTRAYRLGDPLDAATSIGPLAAKGQPAFLAGQVADAVARGGRLVVDPASFDTPKQGWFYAPAVVADAPQDSALMAEESFGPVIGILPVSGDEEAIRLMNDSAYGLTASIWTSDPERAARVGARVETGTFFMNRCDFLDPALPWTGVKDTGRGATLSRYGLLQLTQLKSMHLRVELPK
- a CDS encoding ABC transporter ATP-binding protein, with product MALLTVDNLRTWFHTRDGVARAVDGISFHVDPGEALGVVGESGCGKSVTFLSLLGLLPSPPARVESGTALFEGGDLLKASPAELRRVRGRRIGMVFQDPMTALNPYMTVGAQVAEPLIVHGGLGRADARAQALEALEAVGLNDAAQRMDLHPHAFSGGMRQRVMIAMALVTRPPLLIADEPTTALDVTIQAQILDQLRELQARGGMAVVLITHDLGVVASFCRRVLVMYAGHIVESAAVEDLFAAPLHPYTRALMASLPGTRPAGARLTPITGRPPDPRRLPKGCAFAPRCPQAIPQCHQSPPELKEHTPNHAAACYRAGEGSPESGVRSSLPEA